CTCTCTTGCGAGATGATGCTTAACTTTGGAAGATATAGGAAATTTTACTTCTCTGTTCTAATTGAATCAGTAACCTCATGGCTGCATTTCTCCAATCGGGAAGCAATCAACTTAGGTTACTATTACGGTTTCTTTCCTCTGTAATTTTCTTAACGTATGGGGTCTGGTGTCCGGACCAGTCCGCCAAAGCAAACTTGTCCCCTGTACTTTACAAATTGCAAGCAAGCCACACTCATTGAGACATCTTCAATTGATAAATGTTGACGAGGTCTGCATCTTCAAAGTGAAGCCATCCTCTGGGATAACTAAACCTGCGTGGGACTGGATCACACGACTAAGCAAGCTGCTTGCTGCATCTCTTTCTTAAGAAAATGTTGCCGTGATCAGGCTCTGGTTTTTTGGTGGATATACATTAATTTGTTCGACCTACAATGACACGAGTTCCTCTCCATCTATTGAGGTTTAGACTCGAGTTAACATTGGTTATAGACTCGCCAAAGAAAGAGGATCGGCACGTTTAAGGTTAGGTTGGCTTCTTGTTGAAGTCTCATCATCTCCTATGCTTGGACTGCATTACAAAATCGCAACCTCATTGGTACTTCGATGAAAGCAAATGAAATTCAACAGTACTTAGAAAGCATGCAGGCTGCAATTAGGAATATATTTCCCAAAGGCCGTTGTGCAAATGTTGAGGTgttagacaaattttttttggagagCATTGGGGATATACATTGTGTTTCCAAAGTCTTCTATAAAGTCCTTTAGTCCAAGATAGGTCTATAGGAGCTTTGGGCTTTCATATTTTTGGAatactaatatattttttttcaattttgccctcactttaaaattccaaaaatgcCCTCATCATCGATCACCTTAGGTGACAGTCATCTAAGGTCATGCGGCCTTAGGCAACAACATCCTAGGCTTGGCCGACCCCAAGCGGCCTTGTTAGGTGTCACTTGAGGTCATGCAACCTTAGGCAATGACTGTTTAGGCCAGATTTGGCACATTGGCATagggttagatttttttttttttttttaaatattgcgAGTTTCTCTTACAAGtgtgatttttctaaatatcatttaaattaaagttGTTTCCtaatgcatttttaaattacacttcaccaaacacatttgcattttgaaaaagctaaTTAACCTAAAATCGTTTGCATTTCCTCAAAAGTGCTCACCAAAAGCCCTATCAAATGCAACCTAACATAATTTATTTgtgtgatttttctatttcctttacAAGTTATGAAACCTTGCTCCCTTAGTTACATGTCGCCACTCCGCCCCCAAAAAGATGGGAAATTGAACTCTTCACCTCCCCTTCTCAAGCAAGAAAAATGACTACTCAGAGCAACTCTAGTGATTATACACCGTTTATGTTATCTGATGGAGAAGAAAGCTCTCCATGATGTTTTACCTTATCTTACATCATGAGATCAATATATTCAGACCGGATCCCTAATAATTCTTCATCTATACGTGGAGATGTGAAGCTGGTCAGTCTTAACTGCATGTCCTGAATTGCAGGATCCTACTTTTGACCCAAAAGAGCAGTCTTTGAATGGCAAAAGCGTCAGCCACTCGCCTGCGATAAGCACGCTCCTTCCTGTTATGTAAAAAGATCCACGAtaatctccctccctccctccctccctccctccctccctccctcctgcTTCTTTATATAGTCTATCCGATCTCTTCAGCAGTTCTCTGTCCTGAGAAACGAGAAAATTCATTCTGGAAAAGTAAGCAAATACAGGGTAGGAAAAAATGGCGAGCTTAAACATAAGCACGGGAACTCCACTCGAACTTAGGAAACTCTGGAGACACCCTTGCAAGAAGAAATTCCACCAGGAGAAACAATATGGTTTTTCTGCCTGCCAGCCGAAGGTCCATTCAAGTAAGCCTTTGTAATGCCGCATGCGTTGTAGTCTTGGTTCTAGGAAGACCAAAGAAAATGATGCTGTAAGATATGTGAAATTTCAGGTTACCGAAGTCATGTTTTTACAGTAAATACTTTCACGAGCCATCGCATAAACTGATACAATTCAGATGGTCAATTATACATACGAAAATAGAACACTAATTTAACCCATGTCAATATTTTTGCAGGCAAGTTCGCATCAAGAGGGATCTGCAGAGACAGTAAAACAAGGAGTGGACAAAGCAGCAGAGGCCggtgaaaacattaaaaatagaGCTGCCTCCATGACTGAAGATGTAAGCTTTACATATACATTATGCTTACCTAGGCATTTCTGTTAATCTAATTGATGTGCTTTATTTGGAAAACTTAATTCAGGCGAATCAGAAGTCAAAGGACATTGCGTCCAACGTATCAGAAGCGACACATGATGTCACCgacaaagcaaagcaaactgTGCAGAATGCATGGGATTCAGCTAAAGGGACGGCCCAAAAGGCCAAAGAGACTGTGCTGGGCAAAGTTGAAGATGCAAAACAGTCTGCCAAAACAAATGCAGACAAAGCTCAACGTGCCATGAAGTCCAACAACTGAATTCAAAGTGAATTCTTCTTTAATCACATCATTATGCTCTTTCCAGTGAAGAAAGAATTTACCATTCCTTTTGACTAATAAAGCTTTGTTCTGTTTGTAAGTAGCAAGAGCTTTGAATTGTTTTCTCCCTTTATCTGTACTTCAAAGTAATATTGTATTCATTTATCTACAAGGAATTTGAATCATTATTTGTAGCTGGTTAATTGATCAGGATATCTGGCTTCTAAGCCTATGCATATGGAATTCGATATTCGCTTCTCAAAAACTATATAATCAGATGACGGTCTTAAAAACACAAGCAGTGTCAGTATTATCAACCAataatcattcatcaatatctatcatcaccatcatcagtCATTGGTATAACTATGTCAATCATTCATCGATACTATATCAGTATTGtaagattttgtgggaccactgccaactgttctaaaagcttaagctaataGATGAAggcgtggtttattatttaaatattctaacattccCCCTCACGCTTAGTTTGATCTTTTTGCCTAGTATTAAGCgtgaaaatttaattggggagacaaataaggacctaaaagATTCGAACTCAGGAGGAGGTGTTTATATGTTGCATGCCCGTTTGCAGAGAGCTTTTTACCAAGATGAACTACACAGCATCACTTTGTCAGAGCTAAGATCCACCATCTTCTCGTACAATGTTCTAATAATCAAAAAGAACTTTAATGATGTATTAATACTATACTTCTGCTTTCTGAACGAGCTGAAAGCTTCCTATGAGCATCCCCCTTTATCAAACTCAGAACACTTTGAAATGTGTTTACGGCTGTCTCATGGGGCTTTCTTACTGTGCTAGGATATATACCAGAGTAAGAAGATTCATTTCTAAGAACTAAGACTGTGATTAGCGATCCTTAACAAAAGACATCTGCCGTCCATCCTGTCTGGTGACTTTTTCtttctggttttcttttcttataaaGTCACAATTTTGAGTCTGAGGTTCTTGTGTCAAATTATTTGTCAGATATTTACGGCTAAAAGAAAAGTACACCATATTTCCCTGCTTGAATGCTGGCTTACTCATACTTCAGCTCCAATTGCTACTCAAACGCTTGGTAGTTCAACTGATGGACATGATTAAACAAATTATAATTGAGGTTCTCTGGTCGAGATTCTTTGGGTCTTTTGATGAGTTAAGGAAGTGCATGCCAAACCTCCAGTTGAGAAGTTTGTGATTTATTCAGCAATACTATATTCCACTCTTGAGCATGATTTGATTACATCTTTTGTGCAAAGCATACCTGTGGCATGTGCCATTAACAATACTGCCACTTCTCAAGTATAAAATGCATAGAAGATTATTAAGGACAAAAGAAATGGGCAGTACACAATGGGAGCAGTGGGATACCATTCGCTTTCAATTAAATCTGAgactccaaaaagaaacagccaAAGCTGAAGCTGAACCTGCTAGTTCAGTTGCCTTGTTCTTCTAGTCCAATTGAACCAGACTATGACTGACCAACCCAATAGACTAGTGCACCATATCATATATTCTACTTCCTTAAGATAGATACTGCTAAAGAATGCTCTAAAATGTGTGGACATCAATGACAAGTGACAATATAGATGCAAATCAACCTAAGCAGTCCTAGGTATCGCCCTAGTCTCCTAGGTTTTTGATACTAGTTTGGCACTTTGccatgaattttaatttggCACTTTGCCATGAATATTAATTTGACTTCTTGCTCCATACAAATCAGCATCAACAGTAAAAAAAAACCACACTCAGCACTTGTTGCTTAAAAGAGAAATCGCATACACCATGGTTAGGCCATGGAGGAAAAATCTGTGGGAATGTAGCTGACAGTTACAGTGGCAGGTGCTTTAGGATTATTACCAAATGTGTACTCTCTGGCCACGGTGAAACCGGAGAGACTCGGTCCATTGCTGAGGAAGCAAGGATTTAATGGACCGCTGCCATAATTTCTGCTCAGAAATATTAGGGACTTCAAGATAGCAACAAGCCTTGCCCTGGTGGCACTTCAATTTCCCACAATTTTGCGGGTACTATATTTCCCTTGTTTCAGCAGTGGAAGAGACAAATCAGTAAGTTTCCAAGTCACACCGTATGACAGTCATCTTTTCTAAAGTACACGAGAAACCCATTAACCTAGTCGCTTGACAATCTAGATGCATCAGCTTGCGTACAGCATAAGTAAGAGCTGGTCTTTACAGTTGTCGAGACCCATCCAGATTCCCCCTATTAACAAGGAATGTACCAAATCTATGGCCACTCGACGTCCATGTACCATGAGGGTTAGAATCGCTTTCTCTATCATGCTACCGTATAGTGAGTAAGTTATTAAGTCGCGTTGAAGATCACATAACTACTGAAATCAGAAACATCGAGCATTTTAAAAGTCTGCTTATGATTGCAGCAAGCACCCTTTCTTTTGCATTCACATtagcttttcctctcttataaACCTCCGATCAACCCATCATTATAGAGATCAAGATGTTCCTTCCGCCAGCAAAATAGATAGTCCAGTCACTCCCAGTTTCCAAACTTGTTGGAGGGGCAGTGGAGGACATAAAGATTGACGTATAGATATTATAGGTGAGCCGAATCTGCAAGTTCACTGATTTGAGTCCTGGACAAGTAGGATTGAAGCAGAAGGAGGAACTGCGGACGTAAAGATTGATGGTTACATTAATAGCTTATCTGGAGATGTCATCTCGATGGCCTGTTTCGGACAACTCGAAGGAGCACTCTCCAAGGACTGTCTGCAAGAGTTCCCGCAACAAGGTACACTTGTGGATCATAAGACTACAGTTCAT
The nucleotide sequence above comes from Eucalyptus grandis isolate ANBG69807.140 chromosome 2, ASM1654582v1, whole genome shotgun sequence. Encoded proteins:
- the LOC104426644 gene encoding uncharacterized protein At4g13230; the protein is MASLNISTGTPLELRKLWRHPCKKKFHQEKQYGFSACQPKASSHQEGSAETVKQGVDKAAEAGENIKNRAASMTEDANQKSKDIASNVSEATHDVTDKAKQTVQNAWDSAKGTAQKAKETVLGKVEDAKQSAKTNADKAQRAMKSNN